The following proteins are encoded in a genomic region of Solea senegalensis isolate Sse05_10M linkage group LG5, IFAPA_SoseM_1, whole genome shotgun sequence:
- the golga3 gene encoding golgin subfamily A member 3 isoform X3, producing the protein MEMETTQSEAAQMEASVHKEGHVIKSKEAETHAVEGETQLDHQAQDNLHNAKGNICNGPVSSNVLPNGERPTEGFGAAGDICLNASLTLTAPPQSSSSPLSSQTQEPSPAHQTPSLEMENEEKIRLDARRRLEEQLKQYRVQRHKERSHRTSTKSRPFSTLDPELMLHPEALPRANTVAMTKEYSFLRTSVPRGPKLGSLGIPPPKEKKSRSPRPSKIHSLADYKSPENGGGGGGGGGVRTADNTMSSHQSTISSVSTLSEVSVMSEGSTCETDAQPGAQFQDNVSEIDGSESGTRPGNDGNDSDSSSYSSVSTRGTYSLLSAAVERQRVPYTVEGREMTAEAMGQFPSLQEVLQAASEEQHLLELDQQREETAEPRSRRDSFSSSVSLESSVMGHDEMLQVMKEKMRLEGQLESLSSEANQALKEKTELQAQLATVNAQLQAKKEEAQVSQVKQSTLTTEVGTLRQNCSQLEKAMMELQGSLESKNASLASLSNDLKLAEDQYNRLMVKVEEMQNTVTIRDNTVHELRQQMGGLQNQLQQVHLERSTLQSRLKTSQAEIDSLQQVRQWYQQQLALAQEARVRLQSEMANMQTGQMTQIGVLEHLKLENVTLSHQLNETQHRSIKEKERIAVQLQSIEADMLTQEAAYKQIQDAKTMVEDDLQHRLDEFEEEREHLIKLANTASTLERELEQVKLSLSQKDMQLQSLQKEHLELMRQLTTTQENLHTKEQSINQLEARYMELETQLAELQTDSNTKDDNIQYLQNEKIVLEVALQAARADKSQLDESAERLGDDVLVASDVLDQLRQEVQVKASQIEALQQENSTLKKQAQKFKEQYQQQKVMVEAYRRDASSKDQLISELKSTKKRLMEEMKDLRQDLLGVQEEKQKAELEQVRLQREVVRVQEQMNNMEAHLQSIQTERNQLETHIQSLQFDQSQLAAVTQENEVLRKQVEQMEAEAKKAISEQKVRVKRMGTDLTSAQKEMKAKHKAYENAVGILSRRLQETLTDKEAAEAELVKLKAQMSDEGHSQALQEKIKVLQEELQAVTKSKTMLEKELQEVITLTSTELEEYQEKVMELEDELQESRCFKKRIRKLEDANKKLALELEHEKGKLAGLAQSHNTLREHSNILESALAKREADLVQLNLQVQAVLKRKEEEDQQMKQVVQTLQLALEKEKTKVKDLKEQVAAAKAEAAHNRRHYRAAMLELSEIKKDLQAKEDLVKTLQSEAHNLQAQDEQHAQEVSKFQEELAEAHSQLQILQKQLNEELAKQPLTHQEVEDLKWEVEQKQREIEAQKHQVEMMEQCHHRELDNLQTALQSIKVELETVQEDLSSTRKDKFMLQAKVGELRNSMKTVLLQNQQLKLELKQSRLRKQRMEFKSEGNSSNPVTPVKIPDCPVPASLLDELLKPSTSVNKEPLNNLHNCLRQLKEEMDSLQRQMEEHTVTVHESVSSWTNSELGLENNISKSSTALNNMVVENNNEAEQQQQS; encoded by the exons ATGGAAATGGAAACCACTCAATCAGAAGCAGCTCAAATGGAGGCCAGTGTTCATAAAGAGGGCCATGTCATAAAATCCAAAGAGGCTGAAACCCATGCTGTAGAGGGGGAAACACAACTTGATCACCAAGCACAGGATAACTTGCATAATGCTAAAGGGAATATTTGTAATG GTCCTGTCAGTTCAAATGTTCTGCCGAATGGAGAAAGACCAACAGAGGGCTTTGGTgctgcaggtgacatctgtttGAATGCTTCCCTGACTCTGACAGCCCCTCCACAAAGCAGCAGCTCCCCTTTGAGCTCCCAGACCCAAGAGCCATCCCCAG CCCACCAGACGCCATCACTGGAGATGGAGAATGAGGAGAAGATTCGTCTGGATGCTCGCCGGCGCCTGGAGGAGCAGCTCAAACAGTATAGAGTGCAAAGACACAAGGAAAGG TCTCACCGCACCTCCACCAAAAGCAGACCATTCAGCACTCTGGATCCAGAGCTCATGCTGCATCCCGAGGCTCTGCCACGTGCCAACACGGTTGCCATGACGAAAGAGTATTCCTTCCTGAGGACCAGTGTCCCACGTGGTCCCAAACTGGGTAGCTTGGGAATTCCCCCTCCTAAGGAGAAGAAGTCCAGGTCACCCCGTCCCAGCAAGATCCACTCTTTGGCAGACTATAAGTCTCCAGAGAacggtggtggaggaggtggtgggggtggaGTAAGGACAGCAGACAACACGATGAGCTCCCACCAGTCCACTATTAGCTCAGTGTCCACATTGTCTGAGGTCAGTGTGATgtcagagggcagcacctgtgagaCAGATGCACAACCTGGTGCTCAGTTTCAAGACAATGTCTCAGAAATTGACGGCAGCGAGTCAGGAACAAGGCCAGGGAACGATGGCAACGACAGCGACAGCTCGTCTTACAGTAGCGTGTCCACCAGGGGGACATACAGTTTGCTCTCTGCAGCTGTCGAAAGGCAGCGAGTGCCCTACACAGTGGAGGGGAGGGAGATGACTGCTGAGGCAATGGGTCAGTTCCCCTCCCTGCAGGAGGTGCTGCAGGCAGCCAGTGAAGAGCAGCACCTGCTGGAGCTGGACCAGCAGAGAGAAGAAACGGCGGAGCCTCGGAGTCGCAGGGACAGTTTCTCCAGCAG TGTGTCTTTGGAGAGTTCCGTGATGGGCCATGATGAAATGCTCCAAGTtatgaaagagaaaatgagactCGAAGGTCAACTGGAATCCTTGTCATCGGAGGCTAATCag GCTCTCAAAGAGAAGACGGAGCTTCAGGCCCAACTGGCTACAGTGAATGCTCAGTTGCAGGCTAAGAAGGAGGAGGCTCAGGTGAGCCAGGTGAAACAGAGCACCCTCACCACAGAGGTTGGCACACTGCGGCAGAACTGCAGCCAGCTAGAGAAGGCCATGATGGAGCTTCAGGGGAGTCTGGAAAGCAAGAATGCCAGTCTGGCTTCTCTGAGCAATGATCTGAAGTTGGCTGAAGATCAGTACAACAGGCTGATGGTGAAGGTGGAGGAGATGCAAAACACTGTGACCATAAGAGATAATACAG TTCATGAGTTGCGTCAGCAGATGGGTGGGCTTCAGAACCAGCTTCAACAGGTTCATCTGGAGCGCAGCACCCTGCAGAGCCGACTGAAGACTTCTCAGGCTGAGATTGACTCGCTGCAGCAGGTCAGACAGTGGTACCAGCAGCAGCTGGCACTGGCCCAGGAGGCAAGAGTCCGTCTGCAAAGTGAAATGGCCAACATGCAG actGGACAGATGACTCAGATTGGTGTTCTGGAACATCTGAAGCTGGAAAATGTGACATTGTCTCACCAGCTCAATGAGACACAACATCGCTCCATTAAAGAAAAAGAGCGTATTGCAGTTCAGCTGCAAAGCATTGAG GCTGACATGCTGACCCAGGAAGCAGCTTATAAACAGATCCAGGATGCAAAGACCATGGTGGAAGATGACCTGCAGCACAGACTGGATGAGTtcgaggaggagagggagcacTTAATAAAATTAGCCAACACAGCCAGCACCTTGGAAAGGGAACTAGAGCAG GTAAAGTTGAGCCTTTCCCAGAAGGACATGCAGCTGCAGTCACTCCAGAAAGAACACCTGGAGCTAATGCGCCAGCTGACAACCACTCAGGAGAACCTGCACACCAAAGAGCAGTCCATCAACCAGCTTGAGGCTCGCTACATGGAACTGGAGACCCAGCTGGCGGAGCTGCAGACGGATAGCAACACCAAGGATGATAATATCCAATATctccaaaatgagaaaattgTCCTGGAGGTAGCGCTGCAAGCAGCACGAGCTGACAAGAGTCAACTTGACGAGAGTGCTGAGCGGCTGGGAGACGATGTGCTGGTGGCCTCGGATGTCTTGGATCAGCTCAGACAAGAAGTCCAGGTCAAAGCCAGTCAG ATTGAAGCTCTCCAGCAAGAAAACAGTACCCTGAAGAAACAGGCACAGAAATTTAAGGAGCAGTACCAACAACAGAAG GTGATGGTGGAAGCATATCGGCGCGACGCCAGCTCCAAGGACCAGTTGATCAGTGAGCTCAAGTCGACCAAAAAGCGCTTGATGGAAGAGATGAAGGACCTGAGGCAGGACCTGCTGGGTGTCCAGGAAGAGAAGCAAAAGGCAGAGCTGGAACAGGTTCGGCTTCAGAGGGAGGTGGTGAGAGTCCAGGAGCAGATGAATAACATGGAAGCTCATCTGCAATCTATTCAGACAGAACGGAATCAGCTAGAAACCCACATCCAG TCTCTACAGTTTGATCAGAGCCAACTAGCAGCAGTTACACAAGAAAATGAAGTCCTCAGGAAACAGGTGGAGCAAATGGAGGCTGAAGCCAAAAA GGCCATCTCAGAGCAGAAGGTGCGCGTGAAGAGGATGGGGACGGATTTGACAAGTGCTCAGAAGGAGATGAAGGCCAAACACAAAGCCTACGAGAATGCCGTGGGCATCCTGAGCAGGAGGCTGCAGGAGACTCTGACTGACAAGGAGGCCGCTGAGGCAGAACtggtcaaactcaaggcccaaatgtcagatgaaggacacagccaGGCCTTACAG GAAAAGATAAAGGTTctgcaggaggagctgcaggctGTGACCAAAAGCAAGACTATGCTGGAGAAGGAGCTGCAGGAAGTCATCACGCTCACCTCTACAGAACTGGAGGAGTATCAGGAGAAGGTCATGGAGCTCGAGGATGAG CTTCAAGAATCGCGGTGCTTCAAGAAGCGGATCAGAAAGTTAGAAGATGCCAACAAGAAGTTGGCTCTTGAGCTGGAGCATGAAAAAGGGAAACTGGCAGGATTGGCACAATCCCACAATACACTGCGGGAGCATTCCAACATTTTGGAATCGGCTCTTGCTAAGAGAGAGGCTGATCTTGTTCAACTCAACTTACAG GTTCAAGCTGTTCTGAAGCGTAAAGAAGAGGAGGACCAGCAAATGAAGCAGGTGGTACAAACTCTCCAGCTTGCcttggaaaaagagaaaaccaaAGTCAAGGACCTAAAGGAACAG gtggcagcagcaaagGCTGAAGCAGCCCACAATAGAAGGCATTACAGGGCAGCCATGCTGGAGTTGTCCGAGATCAAGAAGGACCTGCAGGCCAAAGAGGACCTGGTGAAAACTCTGCAGAGTGAAGCTCACaatctaca GGCTCAGGATGAGCAGCATGCTCAGGAAGTTTCCAAATTCCAGGAGGAGCTGGCTGAGGCCCACTCACAACTCCAGATCCTCCAGAAACAGCTGAATGAGGAGCTGGCCAAGCAGCCCCTCACTCACCAAGAG GTTGAGGACCTGAAGTGGGAGGTggagcagaagcagagagagattGAAGCTCAGAAGCACCAGGTGGAGATGATGGAGCAGTGCCATCACAGAGAGCTGGACAACCTCCAGACAGCTCTGCAG AGCATCAAGGTGGAGCTGGAGACAGTGCAGGAGGACCTGAGCAGCACCAGGAAAGACAAGTTTATGTTGCAGGCCAAAGTGGGTGAGCTGAGGAACAGCATGAAGACGGTCTTGCTGCAGAACCAGCAACTCAAACTGGAGCTCAAACAGAGTCGCCTGAGGAAG CAGCGCATGGAGTTTAAGAGCGAGGGGAACTCATCCAACCCAGTGACACCGGTAAAGATCCCAGACTGTCCAGTGCCTGCCTCCCTGCTGGATGAGTTGTTGAAACCATCAACTTCTGTCAACAAGGAGCCGCTCAACAACCTGCACAACTGTCTCCGGCAGCTCAA ggAGGAGATGGACAGCCTCCAACGGCAGATGGAGGAACACACAGTAACAGTACATGAGTCAGTGAGCTCATGGACAAACTCAGAACTGGGGCTTGAAAACAACATCTCCAAATCATCAACAGCGCTAAATAATATGGTGGTAGAAAATAACAATGaagcagaacagcagcagcaatcatAA
- the golga3 gene encoding golgin subfamily A member 3 isoform X2, with the protein MEMETTQSEAAQMEASVHKEGHVIKSKEAETHAVEGETQLDHQAQDNLHNAKGNICNGPVSSNVLPNGERPTEGFGAAGDICLNASLTLTAPPQSSSSPLSSQTQEPSPGVAAYPPMMLEKSEGASAEVPFHTGDALQSLKLSMPMQETELSHQTPSLEMENEEKIRLDARRRLEEQLKQYRVQRHKERSHRTSTKSRPFSTLDPELMLHPEALPRANTVAMTKEYSFLRTSVPRGPKLGSLGIPPPKEKKSRSPRPSKIHSLADYKSPENGGGGGGGGGVRTADNTMSSHQSTISSVSTLSEVSVMSEGSTCETDAQPGAQFQDNVSEIDGSESGTRPGNDGNDSDSSSYSSVSTRGTYSLLSAAVERQRVPYTVEGREMTAEAMGQFPSLQEVLQAASEEQHLLELDQQREETAEPRSRRDSFSSSVSLESSVMGHDEMLQVMKEKMRLEGQLESLSSEANQALKEKTELQAQLATVNAQLQAKKEEAQVSQVKQSTLTTEVGTLRQNCSQLEKAMMELQGSLESKNASLASLSNDLKLAEDQYNRLMVKVEEMQNTVTIRDNTVHELRQQMGGLQNQLQQVHLERSTLQSRLKTSQAEIDSLQQVRQWYQQQLALAQEARVRLQSEMANMQTGQMTQIGVLEHLKLENVTLSHQLNETQHRSIKEKERIAVQLQSIEADMLTQEAAYKQIQDAKTMVEDDLQHRLDEFEEEREHLIKLANTASTLERELEQVKLSLSQKDMQLQSLQKEHLELMRQLTTTQENLHTKEQSINQLEARYMELETQLAELQTDSNTKDDNIQYLQNEKIVLEVALQAARADKSQLDESAERLGDDVLVASDVLDQLRQEVQVKASQIEALQQENSTLKKQAQKFKEQYQQQKVMVEAYRRDASSKDQLISELKSTKKRLMEEMKDLRQDLLGVQEEKQKAELEQVRLQREVVRVQEQMNNMEAHLQSIQTERNQLETHIQSLQFDQSQLAAVTQENEVLRKQVEQMEAEAKKAISEQKVRVKRMGTDLTSAQKEMKAKHKAYENAVGILSRRLQETLTDKEAAEAELVKLKAQMSDEGHSQALQEKIKVLQEELQAVTKSKTMLEKELQEVITLTSTELEEYQEKVMELEDELQESRCFKKRIRKLEDANKKLALELEHEKGKLAGLAQSHNTLREHSNILESALAKREADLVQLNLQVQAVLKRKEEEDQQMKQVVQTLQLALEKEKTKVKDLKEQVAAAKAEAAHNRRHYRAAMLELSEIKKDLQAKEDLVKTLQSEAHNLQAQDEQHAQEVSKFQEELAEAHSQLQILQKQLNEELAKQPLTHQEVEDLKWEVEQKQREIEAQKHQVEMMEQCHHRELDNLQTALQSIKVELETVQEDLSSTRKDKFMLQAKVGELRNSMKTVLLQNQQLKLELKQSRLRKRMEFKSEGNSSNPVTPVKIPDCPVPASLLDELLKPSTSVNKEPLNNLHNCLRQLKEEMDSLQRQMEEHTVTVHESVSSWTNSELGLENNISKSSTALNNMVVENNNEAEQQQQS; encoded by the exons ATGGAAATGGAAACCACTCAATCAGAAGCAGCTCAAATGGAGGCCAGTGTTCATAAAGAGGGCCATGTCATAAAATCCAAAGAGGCTGAAACCCATGCTGTAGAGGGGGAAACACAACTTGATCACCAAGCACAGGATAACTTGCATAATGCTAAAGGGAATATTTGTAATG GTCCTGTCAGTTCAAATGTTCTGCCGAATGGAGAAAGACCAACAGAGGGCTTTGGTgctgcaggtgacatctgtttGAATGCTTCCCTGACTCTGACAGCCCCTCCACAAAGCAGCAGCTCCCCTTTGAGCTCCCAGACCCAAGAGCCATCCCCAGGTGTGGCTGCTTATCCACCCATGATGCTAGAGAAGTCTGAGGGGGCTAGTGCTGAGGTCCCGTTTCACACGGGTGATGCATTGCAGTCGCTCAAACTCAGTATGCCTATGCAGGAGACTGAATTGT CCCACCAGACGCCATCACTGGAGATGGAGAATGAGGAGAAGATTCGTCTGGATGCTCGCCGGCGCCTGGAGGAGCAGCTCAAACAGTATAGAGTGCAAAGACACAAGGAAAGG TCTCACCGCACCTCCACCAAAAGCAGACCATTCAGCACTCTGGATCCAGAGCTCATGCTGCATCCCGAGGCTCTGCCACGTGCCAACACGGTTGCCATGACGAAAGAGTATTCCTTCCTGAGGACCAGTGTCCCACGTGGTCCCAAACTGGGTAGCTTGGGAATTCCCCCTCCTAAGGAGAAGAAGTCCAGGTCACCCCGTCCCAGCAAGATCCACTCTTTGGCAGACTATAAGTCTCCAGAGAacggtggtggaggaggtggtgggggtggaGTAAGGACAGCAGACAACACGATGAGCTCCCACCAGTCCACTATTAGCTCAGTGTCCACATTGTCTGAGGTCAGTGTGATgtcagagggcagcacctgtgagaCAGATGCACAACCTGGTGCTCAGTTTCAAGACAATGTCTCAGAAATTGACGGCAGCGAGTCAGGAACAAGGCCAGGGAACGATGGCAACGACAGCGACAGCTCGTCTTACAGTAGCGTGTCCACCAGGGGGACATACAGTTTGCTCTCTGCAGCTGTCGAAAGGCAGCGAGTGCCCTACACAGTGGAGGGGAGGGAGATGACTGCTGAGGCAATGGGTCAGTTCCCCTCCCTGCAGGAGGTGCTGCAGGCAGCCAGTGAAGAGCAGCACCTGCTGGAGCTGGACCAGCAGAGAGAAGAAACGGCGGAGCCTCGGAGTCGCAGGGACAGTTTCTCCAGCAG TGTGTCTTTGGAGAGTTCCGTGATGGGCCATGATGAAATGCTCCAAGTtatgaaagagaaaatgagactCGAAGGTCAACTGGAATCCTTGTCATCGGAGGCTAATCag GCTCTCAAAGAGAAGACGGAGCTTCAGGCCCAACTGGCTACAGTGAATGCTCAGTTGCAGGCTAAGAAGGAGGAGGCTCAGGTGAGCCAGGTGAAACAGAGCACCCTCACCACAGAGGTTGGCACACTGCGGCAGAACTGCAGCCAGCTAGAGAAGGCCATGATGGAGCTTCAGGGGAGTCTGGAAAGCAAGAATGCCAGTCTGGCTTCTCTGAGCAATGATCTGAAGTTGGCTGAAGATCAGTACAACAGGCTGATGGTGAAGGTGGAGGAGATGCAAAACACTGTGACCATAAGAGATAATACAG TTCATGAGTTGCGTCAGCAGATGGGTGGGCTTCAGAACCAGCTTCAACAGGTTCATCTGGAGCGCAGCACCCTGCAGAGCCGACTGAAGACTTCTCAGGCTGAGATTGACTCGCTGCAGCAGGTCAGACAGTGGTACCAGCAGCAGCTGGCACTGGCCCAGGAGGCAAGAGTCCGTCTGCAAAGTGAAATGGCCAACATGCAG actGGACAGATGACTCAGATTGGTGTTCTGGAACATCTGAAGCTGGAAAATGTGACATTGTCTCACCAGCTCAATGAGACACAACATCGCTCCATTAAAGAAAAAGAGCGTATTGCAGTTCAGCTGCAAAGCATTGAG GCTGACATGCTGACCCAGGAAGCAGCTTATAAACAGATCCAGGATGCAAAGACCATGGTGGAAGATGACCTGCAGCACAGACTGGATGAGTtcgaggaggagagggagcacTTAATAAAATTAGCCAACACAGCCAGCACCTTGGAAAGGGAACTAGAGCAG GTAAAGTTGAGCCTTTCCCAGAAGGACATGCAGCTGCAGTCACTCCAGAAAGAACACCTGGAGCTAATGCGCCAGCTGACAACCACTCAGGAGAACCTGCACACCAAAGAGCAGTCCATCAACCAGCTTGAGGCTCGCTACATGGAACTGGAGACCCAGCTGGCGGAGCTGCAGACGGATAGCAACACCAAGGATGATAATATCCAATATctccaaaatgagaaaattgTCCTGGAGGTAGCGCTGCAAGCAGCACGAGCTGACAAGAGTCAACTTGACGAGAGTGCTGAGCGGCTGGGAGACGATGTGCTGGTGGCCTCGGATGTCTTGGATCAGCTCAGACAAGAAGTCCAGGTCAAAGCCAGTCAG ATTGAAGCTCTCCAGCAAGAAAACAGTACCCTGAAGAAACAGGCACAGAAATTTAAGGAGCAGTACCAACAACAGAAG GTGATGGTGGAAGCATATCGGCGCGACGCCAGCTCCAAGGACCAGTTGATCAGTGAGCTCAAGTCGACCAAAAAGCGCTTGATGGAAGAGATGAAGGACCTGAGGCAGGACCTGCTGGGTGTCCAGGAAGAGAAGCAAAAGGCAGAGCTGGAACAGGTTCGGCTTCAGAGGGAGGTGGTGAGAGTCCAGGAGCAGATGAATAACATGGAAGCTCATCTGCAATCTATTCAGACAGAACGGAATCAGCTAGAAACCCACATCCAG TCTCTACAGTTTGATCAGAGCCAACTAGCAGCAGTTACACAAGAAAATGAAGTCCTCAGGAAACAGGTGGAGCAAATGGAGGCTGAAGCCAAAAA GGCCATCTCAGAGCAGAAGGTGCGCGTGAAGAGGATGGGGACGGATTTGACAAGTGCTCAGAAGGAGATGAAGGCCAAACACAAAGCCTACGAGAATGCCGTGGGCATCCTGAGCAGGAGGCTGCAGGAGACTCTGACTGACAAGGAGGCCGCTGAGGCAGAACtggtcaaactcaaggcccaaatgtcagatgaaggacacagccaGGCCTTACAG GAAAAGATAAAGGTTctgcaggaggagctgcaggctGTGACCAAAAGCAAGACTATGCTGGAGAAGGAGCTGCAGGAAGTCATCACGCTCACCTCTACAGAACTGGAGGAGTATCAGGAGAAGGTCATGGAGCTCGAGGATGAG CTTCAAGAATCGCGGTGCTTCAAGAAGCGGATCAGAAAGTTAGAAGATGCCAACAAGAAGTTGGCTCTTGAGCTGGAGCATGAAAAAGGGAAACTGGCAGGATTGGCACAATCCCACAATACACTGCGGGAGCATTCCAACATTTTGGAATCGGCTCTTGCTAAGAGAGAGGCTGATCTTGTTCAACTCAACTTACAG GTTCAAGCTGTTCTGAAGCGTAAAGAAGAGGAGGACCAGCAAATGAAGCAGGTGGTACAAACTCTCCAGCTTGCcttggaaaaagagaaaaccaaAGTCAAGGACCTAAAGGAACAG gtggcagcagcaaagGCTGAAGCAGCCCACAATAGAAGGCATTACAGGGCAGCCATGCTGGAGTTGTCCGAGATCAAGAAGGACCTGCAGGCCAAAGAGGACCTGGTGAAAACTCTGCAGAGTGAAGCTCACaatctaca GGCTCAGGATGAGCAGCATGCTCAGGAAGTTTCCAAATTCCAGGAGGAGCTGGCTGAGGCCCACTCACAACTCCAGATCCTCCAGAAACAGCTGAATGAGGAGCTGGCCAAGCAGCCCCTCACTCACCAAGAG GTTGAGGACCTGAAGTGGGAGGTggagcagaagcagagagagattGAAGCTCAGAAGCACCAGGTGGAGATGATGGAGCAGTGCCATCACAGAGAGCTGGACAACCTCCAGACAGCTCTGCAG AGCATCAAGGTGGAGCTGGAGACAGTGCAGGAGGACCTGAGCAGCACCAGGAAAGACAAGTTTATGTTGCAGGCCAAAGTGGGTGAGCTGAGGAACAGCATGAAGACGGTCTTGCTGCAGAACCAGCAACTCAAACTGGAGCTCAAACAGAGTCGCCTGAGGAAG CGCATGGAGTTTAAGAGCGAGGGGAACTCATCCAACCCAGTGACACCGGTAAAGATCCCAGACTGTCCAGTGCCTGCCTCCCTGCTGGATGAGTTGTTGAAACCATCAACTTCTGTCAACAAGGAGCCGCTCAACAACCTGCACAACTGTCTCCGGCAGCTCAA ggAGGAGATGGACAGCCTCCAACGGCAGATGGAGGAACACACAGTAACAGTACATGAGTCAGTGAGCTCATGGACAAACTCAGAACTGGGGCTTGAAAACAACATCTCCAAATCATCAACAGCGCTAAATAATATGGTGGTAGAAAATAACAATGaagcagaacagcagcagcaatcatAA